Proteins found in one Candidatus Palauibacter scopulicola genomic segment:
- a CDS encoding TonB-dependent receptor, with protein MVIRRLAGLITAVLGMAVGAADSSAQVEHAGEIEGVVRDADSDEPLAGALVSIPASDRTAVSHGDGMFHIPVPGPRIYTLRVERLGYRTVSLEVDASLEEVVVVEMEAHPIALPDLVVTGSVVARAANEVLRPTSVFAGEDLQRRLAGTLAETLASEPGLAVSSMGPSSVHPVIRGLSGDRILMLEDGERVGDEFASGPDHATAIDPSSARRVEVIRGPGAILYGSNALGGVINVVRDDVPSSVPHHLTGAFTLQGQSVSNAASGSLNLTYGVTDHIPVRLELGLRSSGDLETPVGPLRNTSTDIREVSGGASWVDDWGHAGGTFRYYGNDYGIPGGFVGGHEAGVRVEMERTATRLRSVLRPRGIVESIEVDAGHTWYEHREIEPPDILGTLFKRQTVSGDVLARHGGWGPFSSGALGTRASWEDFGFGGSLFTPNSTQTSLAVFALEEVDLNPIRLEAGLRYDWVRVRPDREDPVSDIGHIRERSFGAASGSLGALAQLTPNFTVGASVARAFRTPSVNELFSEGPHLAAYAFEVGNPSLETERGIGIDLFARVAGNRLNAEMTWFRNAIADYVFPLETGELSRVRLPIFQFQGEDAVLTGFESALEWAPVGDLTVEAVASYVQARIEATEEPLPLIPPLQARFAVGYAPRNWFVEAETRVAARQDRTGAFETATDGYAVFDLSAGLRITVLGRLNVITVRGENLGNTVYRNHLSRVKEIMPEAGRSITVAYRVVF; from the coding sequence ATGGTGATCAGGCGTCTGGCCGGTCTCATCACGGCCGTACTGGGAATGGCTGTTGGAGCCGCCGATTCGTCCGCGCAGGTTGAGCATGCGGGCGAGATCGAGGGCGTCGTGCGCGATGCCGACTCCGACGAGCCTCTCGCCGGCGCCCTGGTCTCCATCCCTGCGTCGGATCGGACAGCGGTCTCGCACGGCGACGGCATGTTCCATATCCCGGTGCCGGGCCCGCGCATTTACACGCTGCGGGTCGAACGCCTGGGCTACCGCACGGTCTCGCTGGAGGTTGACGCGTCGCTGGAGGAGGTCGTGGTGGTGGAGATGGAAGCCCATCCCATCGCCCTGCCGGATCTCGTGGTCACCGGGTCCGTCGTGGCCCGCGCGGCGAACGAGGTGCTGCGCCCGACCAGCGTCTTCGCGGGGGAGGATCTGCAGCGTCGTCTGGCGGGAACCCTGGCGGAAACGCTGGCCTCCGAGCCGGGACTGGCGGTGAGCAGTATGGGGCCCAGTTCGGTACACCCCGTGATCCGAGGCCTCAGCGGCGACCGCATACTGATGCTCGAGGACGGGGAACGGGTCGGCGACGAGTTTGCGAGCGGCCCCGACCACGCCACGGCGATCGATCCATCGTCTGCGCGCCGCGTCGAGGTGATCCGGGGGCCGGGTGCGATTCTCTACGGCAGCAACGCGCTGGGGGGCGTCATCAACGTCGTCCGCGATGACGTGCCCTCCTCCGTGCCGCACCACCTCACGGGCGCGTTCACCCTGCAGGGACAGAGCGTCAGCAACGCGGCGAGCGGGAGCCTGAATCTCACGTATGGAGTGACGGACCATATTCCCGTGCGGCTGGAACTCGGGCTCCGCAGCAGCGGCGACCTGGAGACGCCGGTCGGACCCCTCCGGAACACGAGCACAGATATTCGGGAGGTTTCCGGAGGCGCCTCCTGGGTGGACGATTGGGGCCATGCCGGCGGGACCTTCCGCTACTACGGCAACGACTACGGCATCCCCGGAGGGTTCGTCGGGGGTCACGAGGCGGGAGTCCGCGTCGAGATGGAGCGGACCGCGACCCGGCTGCGCAGCGTGCTCCGGCCGCGGGGGATCGTAGAGAGCATCGAGGTCGATGCGGGACACACGTGGTACGAGCACCGGGAGATCGAGCCTCCCGACATCCTGGGCACGCTCTTCAAGCGCCAGACGGTGAGCGGTGACGTTCTCGCCCGTCACGGCGGCTGGGGCCCTTTCTCCTCGGGGGCGCTGGGGACGCGGGCTTCCTGGGAGGACTTCGGCTTCGGAGGCAGCCTCTTCACGCCGAACTCCACGCAGACCTCGCTCGCCGTGTTCGCGCTGGAGGAGGTCGATCTGAATCCGATACGCCTGGAAGCGGGCCTGCGCTACGACTGGGTACGCGTGCGGCCCGACCGGGAGGATCCGGTGTCCGACATCGGCCACATCCGGGAGAGGTCGTTCGGTGCGGCATCCGGGTCCCTGGGGGCCCTGGCGCAACTCACGCCGAACTTCACGGTTGGCGCTTCCGTCGCGCGGGCCTTCCGTACGCCGAGCGTCAACGAACTTTTTTCGGAGGGTCCCCACCTGGCGGCCTACGCCTTCGAGGTGGGGAACCCGTCGCTCGAGACGGAGCGCGGGATCGGGATCGACCTGTTCGCCCGCGTTGCGGGAAACCGGCTGAACGCCGAGATGACGTGGTTCCGCAACGCGATCGCGGATTACGTCTTCCCGCTCGAAACGGGCGAGCTGAGCCGGGTGCGCCTGCCGATCTTCCAGTTCCAGGGGGAAGACGCGGTGCTGACGGGATTCGAAAGTGCGCTCGAGTGGGCGCCGGTCGGCGATCTGACCGTGGAGGCCGTGGCTTCGTATGTGCAGGCCAGGATCGAAGCGACGGAGGAACCGCTTCCGCTGATCCCGCCGCTGCAGGCGCGCTTCGCCGTCGGTTACGCGCCTCGCAACTGGTTCGTCGAAGCCGAAACGCGGGTCGCGGCTCGCCAGGATCGGACGGGGGCCTTCGAGACCGCAACCGATGGGTATGCCGTTTTCGACCTCTCCGCCGGACTGCGGATCACGGTCCTGGGGCGGCTGAACGTGATCACCGTACGGGGAGAGAACCTTGGAAACACCGTGTACAGAAACCACTTGTCGCGCGTGAAGGAGATCATGCCCGAAGCCGGGAGATCCATCACCGTGGCCTATCGCGTCGTCTTCTAG